A part of Paenibacillus sp. 481 genomic DNA contains:
- the skfF gene encoding sporulation killing factor system integral membrane protein: MGDIWQLYRLQLFRSLSNQERKTKIPFLLLVTLALFVTLQLNIGDAGNEESLVYFGWGLAVMFLIYTVLGIGSNRLPSKMEDVIWLYSMPLHLSRIAHATVLWQVFLRSSLWLLGAVIGDIIRLSISMSYVNLTGKALLTLVVIGAMEYWLVALSCARMNRGIRIVFGLGALIFTVLLGFASYYTFFVPESPYVWNMVADVISEFGLIFKGSYSWKTGTTVFILICLSFALIHYSTRSLKCKEQLVREADFWSEFKDYNAFSASIQPQQFKSWWGAQFLTGLGSFLWFEINIAKKNVFTHLFQLLFIIAIVYYVIVYRFDWIIIVNVVLVAAILMNSYFSGLVRHMQSGDLFLLPGKFYLKVLVLELAHMMWIFIPISVFIGFGWSNERLNMEQVGVAIGYAIGLFVLLLGIRLTAAMQTYGRQEGLPIMIYFKNVLYVVVGSTALVGFFANILPLLLASPYVLPLVMILIGLSLWMVSIRNQGRAYFIHFYALISIGAFLLSRL, translated from the coding sequence ATGGGTGATATATGGCAATTGTACCGCTTGCAATTATTTAGAAGCTTATCCAATCAGGAAAGAAAAACGAAAATTCCTTTTTTATTATTGGTTACACTAGCCCTCTTTGTTACGCTACAGCTCAATATAGGTGATGCTGGTAACGAGGAATCACTAGTCTATTTCGGCTGGGGATTAGCTGTTATGTTTCTGATCTACACCGTTTTAGGGATTGGGTCCAATCGTCTTCCTTCTAAAATGGAAGATGTGATTTGGCTCTATTCAATGCCACTTCATTTATCACGTATTGCGCACGCGACAGTCCTCTGGCAAGTTTTTTTGCGGAGCTCGTTGTGGTTGCTTGGCGCCGTTATTGGCGACATCATACGCTTAAGTATTTCAATGTCATACGTTAATTTAACAGGAAAAGCATTGCTTACCCTTGTTGTGATAGGTGCGATGGAGTATTGGCTCGTTGCGTTATCCTGTGCCAGAATGAACCGTGGAATTCGGATTGTTTTCGGTCTGGGCGCCCTTATTTTTACGGTGTTATTAGGATTCGCTAGTTATTATACCTTTTTCGTACCTGAATCCCCTTATGTATGGAACATGGTTGCCGATGTTATTTCTGAATTTGGACTTATTTTTAAAGGAAGTTATTCTTGGAAAACAGGGACAACAGTGTTTATTTTAATATGCCTTTCGTTTGCCTTGATTCATTACTCTACACGGTCATTGAAATGTAAAGAGCAGCTAGTAAGAGAAGCAGACTTCTGGTCAGAATTTAAAGATTATAACGCATTTAGCGCCAGTATCCAACCTCAACAGTTCAAAAGTTGGTGGGGAGCGCAGTTTTTAACAGGTCTAGGCTCTTTTTTGTGGTTCGAAATTAATATTGCAAAAAAAAATGTATTCACGCATCTATTTCAACTCCTTTTTATAATAGCCATCGTGTATTATGTGATCGTATATCGTTTCGATTGGATCATCATTGTGAATGTAGTACTTGTTGCCGCCATATTAATGAATTCCTATTTTTCAGGTTTAGTGCGCCATATGCAATCGGGGGATTTATTTTTGCTCCCAGGTAAATTCTACTTAAAAGTGTTGGTCTTAGAGCTCGCACATATGATGTGGATATTCATTCCTATCTCTGTGTTTATTGGTTTTGGCTGGTCGAATGAGCGTTTAAATATGGAGCAAGTAGGAGTTGCTATTGGATATGCAATTGGTTTGTTTGTTCTTTTGTTAGGAATACGTTTAACAGCTGCAATGCAGACGTACGGTCGTCAAGAAGGTTTACCAATCATGATTTATTTTAAAAATGTATTATACGTGGTTGTTGGGAGTACTGCTCTCGTTGGTTTTTTCGCAAATATATTGCCTTTATTGTTGGCAAGTCCATATGTGCTTCCGCTAGTTATGATTTTAATTGGCTTATCGTTATGGATGGTTTCGATTCGTAATCAGGGGAGAGCTTACTTTATTCATTTCTATGCGCTTATTTCTATAGGGGCTTTTTTGTTAAGTAGGTTGTGA
- a CDS encoding ABC transporter ATP-binding protein, which translates to MDILKVVNLQKKYENGDGVDDVQFCIQAGEIVALLGPNGAGKTTTIRCITGLYRPDQGHISIGNHTPGSVAAQQMVAFIPDQPFLYPTLTIAEHVQFRAKAFKVPKQQLKERVMQALAEVHLTDLADRMSGHLSRGQKQRAILAGAIVQNANLYVLDEPTVGLDIPAKQWLAKWLTAKAEQKCGVFICTHSLEFVLEIAHRVLLIQEGRIVKEMSVPKHEADWPEWRKDVIHALGEWTEHG; encoded by the coding sequence ATGGATATTTTAAAAGTTGTCAATCTGCAAAAGAAATATGAAAATGGCGATGGTGTAGACGATGTCCAATTTTGTATACAAGCTGGGGAAATTGTCGCGTTGCTAGGCCCGAACGGAGCAGGTAAAACGACTACCATTCGCTGTATTACAGGGCTTTACAGGCCAGATCAAGGTCATATTTCGATTGGAAATCATACTCCTGGATCGGTGGCAGCCCAACAAATGGTTGCCTTTATCCCTGATCAACCATTTTTATACCCAACATTGACGATAGCTGAACATGTGCAGTTTCGTGCCAAGGCATTTAAGGTTCCCAAACAGCAGCTTAAAGAGCGTGTCATGCAAGCCTTGGCTGAAGTCCATTTGACGGATCTTGCTGATCGGATGAGTGGGCATTTATCACGCGGGCAAAAACAGCGGGCCATATTGGCTGGTGCTATTGTGCAAAACGCAAATTTGTACGTATTGGATGAGCCAACAGTTGGTTTGGATATACCGGCTAAACAATGGTTAGCCAAATGGTTAACTGCTAAAGCAGAACAAAAATGTGGTGTATTTATATGTACACACAGTCTGGAGTTTGTTCTGGAAATTGCGCATCGTGTACTCCTTATTCAAGAGGGGCGTATTGTAAAAGAAATGAGTGTCCCTAAACACGAGGCAGATTGGCCAGAATGGCGTAAAGACGTCATCCATGCTTTAGGGGAGTGGACGGAACATGGGTGA
- a CDS encoding CPBP family intramembrane glutamic endopeptidase, whose amino-acid sequence MEWLLIILLSILGLLLFFKFRPKSYQSMLIDKQSAEQIAEQFIKRYVGVDVHNWKKYSMFWHDRDTVNKLHHMDLLNKNRQILYEWGLVEAWRIRFVSAHKSIIIGINANQEVTFLQVDVKRQDIPKINGEVQSPEHLLHSLNASTHGVWGNAFVTGNGKKEEDLNNTDLYWYTVESEEIRMKIAVEVQNGYLVSMGSAQEILTDKMNVAVKKEYLESTLNLSGVLGSFVAVIAALIILITQGGEVSLAYSLVMGCIMAAISSLTAKEDIELSIVNAYDSRISIKSVYLLGILSTALASLAAGFVVFIASLAGNFISTKKSLYLFEQLEWQSAVGVCVGIVTLGVFGLFFYILEKKNWLKISPELSDRTVYLSGFNLKQGLSVALQSSLAEETVYRLLAIPVIWWLSGNVYVAIGISSMLWAFLHQGTGYQPRWIRWFQLFVFGWILGFVYVYYGFVSVLVAHFVHNFILVSVPLFQYRYDKQRLHKQAKPQSIHNG is encoded by the coding sequence ATGGAATGGTTATTGATTATTTTATTATCCATTTTAGGATTGCTGCTGTTTTTCAAATTTAGACCAAAATCGTATCAGTCGATGCTAATTGATAAACAAAGTGCTGAACAAATAGCCGAACAATTTATTAAGAGATATGTTGGGGTAGACGTACATAATTGGAAGAAATACTCCATGTTTTGGCATGATCGGGATACAGTAAACAAACTCCATCATATGGATTTATTGAATAAGAACAGACAAATTTTATATGAATGGGGCCTTGTAGAAGCTTGGAGGATTCGATTTGTTAGTGCACATAAATCAATCATTATTGGTATTAATGCCAATCAAGAGGTCACCTTTTTGCAAGTTGATGTGAAAAGGCAAGACATTCCCAAAATAAATGGAGAAGTTCAATCTCCTGAACATTTACTTCATTCATTAAATGCGTCGACGCACGGCGTTTGGGGTAATGCTTTCGTAACAGGTAATGGCAAAAAAGAAGAGGACTTAAACAATACAGATCTGTATTGGTATACCGTTGAATCCGAAGAAATACGGATGAAAATAGCGGTGGAGGTGCAAAATGGCTACCTTGTCAGTATGGGATCAGCGCAAGAAATACTGACAGATAAAATGAATGTGGCCGTTAAAAAAGAATATTTGGAATCGACTTTAAATTTATCTGGCGTGTTGGGCTCTTTTGTTGCTGTGATAGCGGCTTTGATCATTCTTATCACGCAAGGTGGTGAGGTATCTTTAGCTTATAGCTTGGTCATGGGATGTATTATGGCAGCTATTAGTTCTTTAACTGCAAAAGAAGATATTGAGCTTAGTATCGTCAATGCATATGATTCCCGCATCAGCATAAAATCAGTATATTTGTTAGGTATTTTGTCTACAGCTCTAGCAAGTTTGGCTGCTGGTTTTGTCGTGTTTATCGCATCGTTGGCAGGGAATTTCATCAGTACAAAGAAGAGCTTATATTTATTTGAACAATTGGAATGGCAAAGCGCTGTGGGCGTTTGTGTAGGCATAGTGACTTTAGGGGTATTTGGTCTCTTTTTTTACATCTTAGAAAAGAAAAATTGGTTAAAAATCTCTCCGGAACTGTCTGATCGTACTGTTTATTTGTCCGGATTTAATTTGAAGCAAGGGCTAAGTGTTGCTTTGCAAAGTTCCTTGGCAGAAGAAACGGTCTACCGCTTGCTTGCTATTCCTGTTATTTGGTGGTTGAGCGGCAATGTATACGTCGCAATAGGTATCTCTTCAATGTTGTGGGCTTTCCTACATCAAGGAACAGGGTACCAGCCCCGCTGGATAAGATGGTTTCAACTGTTCGTCTTTGGTTGGATATTAGGATTTGTATATGTGTATTACGGATTCGTATCTGTGTTGGTAGCCCACTTTGTGCACAATTTCATACTCGTATCCGTACCTCTTTTTCAGTATCGCTATGACAAACAGAGACTCCATAAACAGGCGAAACCACAGTCCATCCATAACGGATAG